The Streptomyces sp. YIM 121038 sequence CCTCCCGGGCTCGAGATCCAGCTGCCCGCCGATGCCCACACCCCGGCCTCTCCCCCGCCTGCTGCCCACCAGCAAGATCACAACGCCATCCAGCTCACCGCCGAGGAAAGACCGCTGAGCAGGCCTTCCCAGCCACGACGGGCGAGCGGCACGCAACGAACGCATACCGTCAGGCCAGGCGAGACGCTGTCCAGCATCGCCGGGCAAGAGACCGGCGACGCATCCACCTGGCCACGCCTGTACGAGGCAAACCGTGATCACCCCCAGCCCGATGGTGCTCCCCGGCTGAAAGACCCTGACCTCATCTATCCCGGGCAGAAGATCCTCATCCCAGCCAGGTCCGATACGCTCCCCGGCGCTGCGCCGGAGGACGACACGAACGAGCAGCCCGGGCAGGCAGACAAGCACAGCGACAAGGGGGAGGCCCACGACGACACGGGCAAACCCTCCGCACGGCCCGGGCAACGCGAGCAGCAGCCCTCCTCCCCGGCCACCCCTGATCAGGATCCGGCGGCGCCGACGCCCACGCCTTCCGCACCGGCCCCTGCTCCTGAGCACGAGCCAGGCTCATCCTCTCCGCTCATCACCCCCGCCCGCACCGCAGGCGTGCTGGCGTCCCTGGCCGCCGCGGTCACCCTGGCGCTGACGATCCGCCGGATCCTCCAGCGCCGCCGCGCCAATCCAGGTCAGCGCATCGCCATGCCACCTGAACCCTCCCCCACCGAGGCCCAACTGGCCCAGGCGGCCCAAGCACCCCAAGCCCACGGCATCCACCGCTTGGACCTCGCGCTGCGCGCCCTCGCTGCCCAGGCATCCCATGACGAGACCGCGGTGCCCGACATCCGCGGCGCACGCATTACCAGCAGTGCTGTGCAGATCCTGCCCGCCGACCCCACAGCCGAGCCGGTGACGCCGTTTACGCAAGGCCCCAGCCCCTGGTGGACCTTGGATCACGACACCGACTTGCCCGCCGACGCCGCACAGAACGACGCCCCGCACCCAGGGCTGGCCACCATCGGCAGTGACGCGGCGGGGAACCTGATGCTGCTGAACCTGCCCCACAGCGGGGTCGTCCTGCTTGACGGTGAGCGCGGTCCGCGCGAGGAGATCCTCACCTCCCTCGCCCTGGAGCTGGCCATGAGCCCATGGGCCAGCGGCGTCGAAGTCGTAGTGGCCGGTTTCGGCGACGGCCTCAACACCCTGCTGCCCACGGCACGCATCGCGCATATGGCGACCGGTGCCCAGGCCGCGCGCGACTTCGCCGAACGGCTCCTGGAAGCACACCAGGAACACGAGACCGGCCTACGGCGGACCCCCTATCTGATCCTGTGCGCCGCCGAGCTCGACGCCGACAGCGCCTGGTCCATCGCGGAGACCCTCAGCCACACCACGGACTTGATGAAGGTCGCAGTCATCGCACCCACACCGCACACCACACTGCTGTTCGACGAGAGTGAGCGCCTCAGCGCCAACGACCGTCAGCCCCAGCACATCTACGCCCTGGAAACCGACGTCACCCTGCAGCGGTTGACCCGCCAGGCGTACCAGGACATCACCACCGCCCTGGCCACCTCCGGTGAGGAGCCCCATCCCGCCGAAGGCCCCTGGCGGCACGTGCCCACCGAACCCCATGCCCGCGCCGCCGCACCCGCGCCTGCCCCAGGCCCAGGCCCAGGCCCAGATGCGGATCGCGCCGCCGCTGGCAGCAGGACAGTGCAGCGCAACGATCCGGACGGATCCCCTCCCCCGGCGCCGCTGGTCAAGCGCTCCTTCACACCTCCGGAAGCATCAGATCCGGATACGGGCGGCCTGGGAGTCTTCCCCGCTCTGCTCGCTGCCTCGGCCGACCCGGCCGCCGTCCCGCAGCCTTTCTCACCCGCCGGCCCCCGCACGACACCCACCGCGGAGCACAAGAACATGGGGAAGGGCCAAGCGCACAGGGCCGAAGCTGTACAGCACGAGCCGTCCGCGGTCCCGTCGCGGGCAACGCACCACGGCGCCGCCACAGAGGCCTCCTCGCCCACAGCCCTCTCTACAGCAGCCGCCCCATCTACACCGCGTATCCAGGTCCTTGGCCCTGTCACCATCTCCGGCGTCGCCGCCTCCAAACACGGAACCCGCGAAGCCCAGCTCGCGGCACTCCTCCACCTGCGTCCCGGCCGTGACGCAGACGCCCTGTGCGCCGACATGGACCCCTCCAGCCCCTGGTCACCCGAGACCCTCAACGCAAGGCTGGGCGGTCTGCGGCGAAGCCTCGGCAACGACCCCGACGGCAATCCCTACGTGCCCCGCCGCGCCGTCAAGTCCGACCCCTTCCGGCTCTCCGACAAGATCTGCTGCGACTGGCATGCCTTCCACAAGACCGCCGAGCAGGAACTCCCCCGCGGCGCTCCGGGACTTCCGCTGCTCGAAGAAGCTCTCGACCAGGTACGGGGCCGCCCCTTCGGCGCCCAAACGCTGCCTTGGAGCGAACCCTTGCAACAGGAGATGGCCATGCGGATCGTCGCCGTCGCGCACACCGTCGCCACCCACCGCCTCCACAAGGGTCCGCACCACGACCTCACACTCGCTCGACGCGCCATCAGCACGGGGCTCGAAGCCGACGAATACTCAGAGCTGCTGTTCCGGGACTGGTTCCGCATCGAATACGCCGCCGGAAACCGCGCGGGTCTCAACACCGCGATCGCCCGACTCGAACAGGTCAACCGGTTCCTGGGCCTGCCCACGGAGCTCGAGACAGAGGAACTGCTCCGTGACCTGCTCACCCACCCGAGCGCCACCAAGCTGCTGTAGGTTCCGCGGTTTCGCGAGCATTTCCACGTGATCACGGGCAGCGGTAACGGTCAGTAGCGGACTACCGACGGCCTACCGGCGAGGGTACGAGGGTAGCCGCACCGGCCCACCATCCGTCCCGCGTTCGCGTGGCCCGTCGCGCCCTGAAGCACAAGGGCGGCATCAGGCGGCGAGGGCGTCAGCGTAGACCGGCAACTGCCAGCCGCCGCGGTCCTCCTTGGAGAACCGTGCAGTGAACGTCGGGGTACCCCCACGCGGACACCCCGATGCGGTCAGCTGCGGGCGGCAGTGCCTCGATGGCGGTGTGCCACGGGTACGCGTCGGGGCCGCCCTGGTGATCAGCGCTGGGGGAGGGTGAGCAGCATGGGGTGCATGAGGGGCGCGTTCGTCACTCGGGGGCGCAGGTCTCCGAGGGTGCGCCATCCCCAGGACTCGTACAGGGCGTGGACCTTGGGGTGGGCCTGGTCGACGAGGAGGGTGGCGCGTTCCTCGGGGCGGTGGGCGAGCAGCGCGTCGTGCAGCTGGCGGGCGGTGCCGGTTCCCCGCCACGGGGCGCGGACCATCAGCTCGGACAGGGGCTTCGAACCTCCGAAGGCGCTCGATTTTGTGATGCACCTCACACTTAAAGTCGTGTAATGCACGCTTGATTTTTCTCTCCCTATTCCCGACAGAGGTGATCGGGCTAACCGCCCGGCCACCTCCTTTTTTATGCACGATGCCGCCTCGCGGGTGGCGCTGCATGGTTCGGGAGGGCCACATGAACGGTGACATGGATCTGCGGACTGCGTTGTTGCTCGTGGTGGGTGGCGGCACGACCTACGTCGCCTTCGAGCATCCGTCCTTGGGCGCTGCGTTGCTGGTCGGAGTGGCTGTGGTGACGCTGCTGCATTACCTGCTGAAGGACCGGTGAGTAGCGCGCAGGGCGCGGAGCCCTCTCAATGCGGGCAGGCAGGATCGGTCAACGGTGCCGCCCGGCGTACCCGGCTGGTCGTAGTGCCGGCGATGCCGGTCACGGGCGGGGCTCCTCGCGGGGTGAGGCGACGGGGTGTCTCCGGTGGGAGACACCCCGGTGCGGTCAGCGGACGGCGGGGAGTGCCTCGATGGCGGTGTGCCACGGGTAGGCATCGAGGTCACCATGGCGGGGCCGGTGCGGAATGAACCCGCTCTCCCCGAGAAGGACCTCCACCCCGGCCTCGCGCAGTTGCTGGACGCTGCGGCCGACCGCGGGGTGGCGTCCCTGGGCGTCGTTCCAGTGCGGGAGGGCCACCAGCGGCGTGCCCATCCCGATGGCTTCGGTGATCAGTCCGAGGGCGAGGGTGTCGGAGATCCCGCCCGCCCATTTGTTCAGCGTGTTGCTCGTCAGTGGCGCGACGAGCATCGCGTCGGGGGGCGGCAGCACATCCGCCTGGCTCGGGAGCTTGTACTGCCATCGCACGGGGTGTCCGGTCAGTTGTTCCAGGGCCTCGATCTCGCCTTCGGAGTCCTCGCTCGCCCACCGGTAGGCGGACGGTGTGAGGATCACGCAGACGTCCCAACCGGCCTTCTGCGCGGCGCGGATCGGGATCTGTATGCGGCGGGCGGGCGGGGCGGCGCAGGCGATGAGGTACAGGGTGTGGGTCTGGGTCACCCGGGCAGTCCACAACGATCAGCAAGCGCCCGCAAGCGGCCTTCCGCGCTGCCGGTGCCGAGCAGCCGCAGGTCCTCGACCGCGGCCCGGGTGCGGGGCCGGCACTGGACTTCCTCCGGAGCCAGGCGCTCGGCCTCGAGCAGCGTGTCGACGGCCCTCTCGCACAGTCCTGCCTGGATCTCGCCAAGCGCGCGGTCGGCGAGCAGATGGGCCCGGCGCTCCGGGGGCAGTCCTGCGAACGCGGGGGCGGGGATGCCGTGGGCGACCGCGACGGCGTCGGCTCCCTCGGAGAGCTGGACGTGCGCGGCGACCTTGTAGAGCTGCACGTTGGTCGGGCCGAAGCTGCTCCATAGCCGGTTGTCGTCGTGTCCGAGGTGCTCGGCGTGCTCGGCGGCCTCGGCGAGGTGGTCGGGCACCTTGCGGGCCAGGGCGGCGGAGTTGCGGTCGTCGGCCTCGGCCGTGGCGGCCTGGGCCATGGCGGCTTTCAAGAACAGCATTCCCAGCACCGACAGCCCGTCCGGGCCGCGCTGGAGCAACTCGCCCTGGAGCCGGTGGGCGGCTGCGGTGACGAAGGCGACCGCCGCAGAGGCCTGGCCGTGGTTGGTCATCGCGTCCGCGAGGTGCCGGGCGGCCGACGCCATGATGACGGGATCCTGCGAGCGCTCGGCGGCGGCGACCGCGCGGTGCCCGGCGAGCACGGCGGTCTCGGTGTCGCCCCATTTGATCAGCGCGGCCTCGGTGAGTTCCAGGGACAGCGACAGCAGCCGGAACGCTTCCATCTGCTCGTCGCCGCGATGGTGGTGGGCGGCCTGGGAGGCGTCGACCAGCAGCGTGGGGATGGCGGCGCCGAGCTGAGCGAAGTGCCCGCGCTGGAAGCCGCTGCGGGCATGGACGAGGGCCCGGTGCAGCAGGTCAACGGAGACCGGCTCGTCGTCGGCGTCGCCGCGGGCCCCGGTGATGACGTCGTGGCGGTGCAGGGCGGCACGGACCGCGTCGAGCTCGCTCTGCCCGGCGCACGCCACGGCCTCGTCGCTGAGGAGCCGCTCCAGGGTGATGCCGAGTTTGGAGGCGGCGAGCAGCATCACCGACAGCTGCGGATCGCGCTGGACCCGCCCGGCCTCCACGTCCTCGACCCAGCGCAGAGATTTGCCCATCAGTGAGGCGAACGTCGCCTGGGTCATCCGGCGCCGGCCGCGCCAGTAGGCGACGCGGCGGCCGAACTGCATGCTCAGAGAGGTGCTCATCGGAAATCTCCGGACCGGAACGCGAACCCACAGGATTCCTGTGGCCTTCCTTCGGTCTACCGCACTTACGGTCCGTTCATGGCCAAGTCCCAGAAGCCCACCCCGACGTGGGGCGCCCTGCTCGAACCTGATGCCCGCACGTACGAACGGCTGCGCAGGGCGTCCCGTGCGGCCACCCGGCTCGTACGGTGCGGCGGCGGCCGGGACGCGGTGGTCATCGCTCCTCTGCGGCGCGGCCTCGCCGCCCTTGACGCGATGAACCTTCCGGTCCTGGACGGGTACTCGGTGCTCGCCGACCATCTGCGTCAAGAACTGATCGTGCTGGTGGCCAGCGGCCAGGCGAACTGGGCTGGCGTTCCGGGAGTGCGGGTGCTCTCCTGCGGCTCCTGGCTTCTGGTGCCCGCCTGCGGCACCGACGGCTCCCTCGCCTCGGCCTGGCTGAGCCCGCCCAAGAGCCGCGCCCCCTGGCAGGGCTGCGACGGGCAGCCCTGTCTGGGCAGGGTGGCGGTCGCGGTCGACGTCGCCGGTCTGCGTGACGCGCTGGCCGCGGTCGACCGGCCGGTCCTCTCCTCGGCCGGGTCATGAACACGGCGCGCGCCGGGGTGGACGGCCCCCCGGGCCTGCTCGGCGCGGAGCCGCCCCTGGGCCGCAAGACCTGCGAGGGGCTCCTCAAGGCAGTGCTGGCATGGTCTGACCCCGGCGCGCTTCGGCCCGGCGACTACCACCAGGTCGGGCTGCTGCTGGCCGGGGCTGGGCAGGCGGTCGCTGCCGATGTACGCGCGTACGCGGCCCGGCTGCCTGATGACGACAGCAGGCGCCCGCTCGCCGAGATCGTCCTGGGCGAGGCCGACCGCCGTCTCTGGCTGGCCGCCCGGAGCCTGCACGACGTGCGGAACAAGGCCCGCATGGTCCGTGCCCTGTACGAACGGCTTGACCGGCTGGCCGAAGCAGCACCGGCCGCCGTCTCTCCCTGATCCGCCCGCCGCCCTTCCCCCGTTATCTTCTTCGCGGTCCTGCAAGAGGGCCGCTGGCCTTCGGGTCCGGCATGGCTGTTCCCCCCTGTCGAACGAATGACCTGGGGGGTGGTGCCACCGGGCCCGAGAGGCGCCGCTGGAGACGCTGATGAGAGGTCCGACACCGCCCCGCCGAGCGCAATGCCCGGCACCTGGTGGGCGGCAGGTCTGCATAACGTGGATGCGCGCACGACGCCAACGCCCCGGCCAGCACCGTACGAACCCGTTCGGGAGGACGGCTTGATGGAGTACGACGAGATAGGCGTCTTCCTGGGCCTGGATGTCGGCAAGAGCCACCACCACGGCCACGGCCTCACCCCGGCGGGCAAGAAAGTCTTCGACAAGCAACTCCCCAACACCGAACCGAAGCTGAGGGACGTCTTCGAGAAGCTGAAGACCAAGTTCGGCACCATCCTGGTGATCGTGGACCAGCCCGCCTCGATCGGAGCCCTCCCGCTCACCGTCGCCCGGGACACCGGCTGCAAGGTCGCCTACCTGCCCGGCCTGTCGATGCGGCGGATCGCCGACCTCTACCCCGGCGAGGCCAAGACCGACGCCCGCGACGCGGCCGTGATCGCGGACGCCGCCCGCACCATGCCGCATACCCTGCGCTCGCTGGAACTCACCGACGAGATCACCGCCGAGCTGACCGTCCTCGCCGGGTTCGACCAGGACCTCGCGGCCGAGGCCACCCGCACCAGCAACCGGATCCGCGGCCTGCTCACCCAGTTCCACCCCAGCCTGGAACGCGTCCTTGGACCACGACTCGACCACCAGGCCGTCACCTGGCTCCTGGAACGCTACGGATCACCGTCCGCGCTGCGGAAGGCCGGACGCCGCAGGCTCGTCGAAGTGATCCGGCCCAAGGCCCCGCGCATGGCGGTCCGGCTGATCGACGATGTCTTCGACGCGCTCGACGAACAGACCGTGGTGGTTCCCGGCACCGGCACCCTCGACCTCGTGATCCCGTCGCTGGCCCGCTCGCTCGGCGCCGTCCACGAACAACGCCGGGCGGCAGAAACACAGATCAGCGCCCTGCTGGAGGCGCACCCTCTTTCCCAGGTCCTGACGTCGCTGCCCGGCGTCGGCGTCAGGACCGCCGCCACCTTGCTGGTCACCGTCGGCGACGGGAGCGGCTTCGCCACCTCCGCCCACCTGGCCTCCTACGCCGGCCTCGCCCCGGCCACCAAGTCGTCGGGCACCTCGATCCACGGCGAACACGCACCCCAAGGCGGCAACCGCGTCCTGAAACGCGCGATGTTCCTCTCCGCGTTCGCCGCCCTGCACGACCCCGCCTCCCGCACCTACTACGACAAGTGCCGGGCCAGAGGAAAGACCCATACCCAGGCGCTTCTCCGCCTGGCCCGACAACGGATCAACGTGCTCTTCGCGATGCTCCGCGACGGCACCATCTACGAACCGAGAACCCCACGCCTCGCTTGACGAAAGACATAGAGGCCCCCCGCGCTGACCGGCATGACCCGCACCGCACTGACTGCGCTGACCGAGACCCTGACCGCCGACTGGCAGGCGCTGCAGAAACAGGACCCCGCCACCCGACGCGACGGCGGCGAACGACGCCGAGCCCCGGGAGGCGGCCGCAAAGCCAAACTCGACCTGGCCGACCGGGTCCTGGCCACCGCACTGCAACAAAACCTCGCCCTGCCGCCCACCGTGCTGGCCCGCCTCCTCGCCGTCAGCAAGGACACCATCCGCCACACCACCAGCGAGACCCGGCGCCTGATGAACCAGCACGCACACACACTCCGGCCCCCAGCGGCACACCTCAACACCCTGGCAGGACTCCTCGTCCACGCCACCACACACGGCGCGACCCTCACAACAGAGATCAAACCAACGCGTTGATTCTTTACGGGCCCTTACTTCCCACCTGGCACTGCTTTCCCTGGGCTCACATGTCCCTGTGTCCAGGCATCCAAGCAACAGGTGGAACTTCATCCGCACCCAGGCCGAGTTCCTGCGCTACGACCAGGCCCTTGAGGCCAGGTGGCCCATCGCGACCGGGATCATCGAAGGCGCGGCCCGCCATCTTGTCGCCGACCGTCTCGATATTGGTGGTGCCCGCTGGGGCCTCGACGGCGCCGAGGCCGTCCTGAAACTCCGGACCGTCGCCGCTATCGGCAATCTTGGGGCCTACTGGAAGCACCACCCCGCAGCCGAACATCAACGGCTCTACCCAGTCTATGATCAGGCCAGATACGCCCTCAGCAGTCAGAAGGGGGAGCTGAGAAGCAGGCATCGCGCTGATACGACCCGCACCTGCCGTCACGGGTTCAGCCCCGATCAGC is a genomic window containing:
- a CDS encoding LysM peptidoglycan-binding domain-containing protein, with the translated sequence MSRPLPHRTVALALRLLGAAASLTALLALLGGIPWVLVSAGTLPHGVPSGADIADTLTSSEGGGQVLFTLLTLLAWCGWSWFMLGLLAEIPRHLRRRPTRRHRRLGAPQRLAGFLLGGLLLLPAGTAVAAPASTVAATAPQQPAPDHSPPAPALASAGSAVSTSPPAAAKGPVHIVGATGETVWDLAEKYLGSGPRAQEIRRLNPGLPQSPLLPPGLEIQLPADAHTPASPPPAAHQQDHNAIQLTAEERPLSRPSQPRRASGTQRTHTVRPGETLSSIAGQETGDASTWPRLYEANRDHPQPDGAPRLKDPDLIYPGQKILIPARSDTLPGAAPEDDTNEQPGQADKHSDKGEAHDDTGKPSARPGQREQQPSSPATPDQDPAAPTPTPSAPAPAPEHEPGSSSPLITPARTAGVLASLAAAVTLALTIRRILQRRRANPGQRIAMPPEPSPTEAQLAQAAQAPQAHGIHRLDLALRALAAQASHDETAVPDIRGARITSSAVQILPADPTAEPVTPFTQGPSPWWTLDHDTDLPADAAQNDAPHPGLATIGSDAAGNLMLLNLPHSGVVLLDGERGPREEILTSLALELAMSPWASGVEVVVAGFGDGLNTLLPTARIAHMATGAQAARDFAERLLEAHQEHETGLRRTPYLILCAAELDADSAWSIAETLSHTTDLMKVAVIAPTPHTTLLFDESERLSANDRQPQHIYALETDVTLQRLTRQAYQDITTALATSGEEPHPAEGPWRHVPTEPHARAAAPAPAPGPGPGPDADRAAAGSRTVQRNDPDGSPPPAPLVKRSFTPPEASDPDTGGLGVFPALLAASADPAAVPQPFSPAGPRTTPTAEHKNMGKGQAHRAEAVQHEPSAVPSRATHHGAATEASSPTALSTAAAPSTPRIQVLGPVTISGVAASKHGTREAQLAALLHLRPGRDADALCADMDPSSPWSPETLNARLGGLRRSLGNDPDGNPYVPRRAVKSDPFRLSDKICCDWHAFHKTAEQELPRGAPGLPLLEEALDQVRGRPFGAQTLPWSEPLQQEMAMRIVAVAHTVATHRLHKGPHHDLTLARRAISTGLEADEYSELLFRDWFRIEYAAGNRAGLNTAIARLEQVNRFLGLPTELETEELLRDLLTHPSATKLL
- a CDS encoding GNAT family N-acetyltransferase, translated to MRCITKSSAFGGSKPLSELMVRAPWRGTGTARQLHDALLAHRPEERATLLVDQAHPKVHALYESWGWRTLGDLRPRVTNAPLMHPMLLTLPQR
- a CDS encoding flavoprotein, with the protein product MTQTHTLYLIACAAPPARRIQIPIRAAQKAGWDVCVILTPSAYRWASEDSEGEIEALEQLTGHPVRWQYKLPSQADVLPPPDAMLVAPLTSNTLNKWAGGISDTLALGLITEAIGMGTPLVALPHWNDAQGRHPAVGRSVQQLREAGVEVLLGESGFIPHRPRHGDLDAYPWHTAIEALPAVR
- a CDS encoding helix-turn-helix transcriptional regulator — translated: MSTSLSMQFGRRVAYWRGRRRMTQATFASLMGKSLRWVEDVEAGRVQRDPQLSVMLLAASKLGITLERLLSDEAVACAGQSELDAVRAALHRHDVITGARGDADDEPVSVDLLHRALVHARSGFQRGHFAQLGAAIPTLLVDASQAAHHHRGDEQMEAFRLLSLSLELTEAALIKWGDTETAVLAGHRAVAAAERSQDPVIMASAARHLADAMTNHGQASAAVAFVTAAAHRLQGELLQRGPDGLSVLGMLFLKAAMAQAATAEADDRNSAALARKVPDHLAEAAEHAEHLGHDDNRLWSSFGPTNVQLYKVAAHVQLSEGADAVAVAHGIPAPAFAGLPPERRAHLLADRALGEIQAGLCERAVDTLLEAERLAPEEVQCRPRTRAAVEDLRLLGTGSAEGRLRALADRCGLPG
- a CDS encoding restriction endonuclease encodes the protein MNTARAGVDGPPGLLGAEPPLGRKTCEGLLKAVLAWSDPGALRPGDYHQVGLLLAGAGQAVAADVRAYAARLPDDDSRRPLAEIVLGEADRRLWLAARSLHDVRNKARMVRALYERLDRLAEAAPAAVSP
- a CDS encoding IS110 family transposase; protein product: MMEYDEIGVFLGLDVGKSHHHGHGLTPAGKKVFDKQLPNTEPKLRDVFEKLKTKFGTILVIVDQPASIGALPLTVARDTGCKVAYLPGLSMRRIADLYPGEAKTDARDAAVIADAARTMPHTLRSLELTDEITAELTVLAGFDQDLAAEATRTSNRIRGLLTQFHPSLERVLGPRLDHQAVTWLLERYGSPSALRKAGRRRLVEVIRPKAPRMAVRLIDDVFDALDEQTVVVPGTGTLDLVIPSLARSLGAVHEQRRAAETQISALLEAHPLSQVLTSLPGVGVRTAATLLVTVGDGSGFATSAHLASYAGLAPATKSSGTSIHGEHAPQGGNRVLKRAMFLSAFAALHDPASRTYYDKCRARGKTHTQALLRLARQRINVLFAMLRDGTIYEPRTPRLA